The nucleotide sequence acatttactaatgcattcttAAAATCCAGAGTTGTATTTGTGAACATTACACTGCTAAAATAACCTTTTCTTCCCAGTGCTCACAAAGATGTTGTAAGAAACATGCTGCTCATTGTTCATTCATGCAGCTGatgcatttactaatgttaacaatTGAAACCTTACTGTATAGTATTACCACTTGAATTGATGTTTAGTTAATGTAACAAAATATGTTACCTCACagttagggatgcacgatatatcagCGACCATATCGATTATCGatccgatatcaaaattaggccgatatatTTAAGCCAATAAACTACGTAATTGTACTGATCTGCCTGCCTTGTAAGCATGAGAGAATCATGCGGGAGTGCAGTAATAAAAGTGTCAAATGACTAACaattgtacattactgtaacactttttttttgagaatatttgagctggtttgagttcttagttctttcattttatttaacatatatatatatttaatttatttgtcaaTTAAATCCAGTTTTGTCATTTtgtcacagtgggtagcacattcgcctcacagcaagaaggtcgctggttcgagcattggctgggtcagttggcaattttgtgtggagtttgcatgttctccccgtgtttgtgtggggtttcctccgggtactccggtttcccccacaagtccaaagacatgtggtacagctgaattaggtaagctaaattggccgtagtgcatgagtgtgaatgagtgtgtatggatgtttcacagtgatcggttgcggctggaagggcatccgctgcggcgaccccagattaataaagggactaagccgaaaataaaataatttaataatcattttgcaattttgaaattattgcttttttttggcTTTGAGTAGAGAGATGAGTTCACactattttaaaggttttaaaataaaaccagttcttcactgtacaaaaatatacaaattttaaaatatttagatttattggcTTATATATCGATTTTCGGACATAAAATAAATATCGGTGTAAATGATGAAGCAAAAAAGCTGTTTAATTTTAGATTCAGATCTCATTCTAAAAGAGTTCCCACTTACTCCAGTTTCTTAAAGCGTTCAGACCCGGCGGCCACATACTGCGCCCCCTGCTGTAGGTCATCGAGATCTGCGACCCGGTGGCCATATCTTGGTGTATAGAGAGTTCGAACAGCTAGCGGAGCTCCGATATTGAGAGTGATGTCATTAAGTAAAGCATCCATGGTGGTGATTTGCCTCTGGTTTACCACGAATCTCCTTCCTGACCAGACagacatacatatatttaaaaacaaaacacttaattTAAGATGTATGGAAATATGAAAAATTGCGCATTAACAGGGGCTCTATGTTATAGTGACACCAGTGGCTGTTAAATGAACTGCAGAATTAAATAGCTAGAGACTAAATTCAAAATAAACTGAATGTGATTATTACTCactgcaaataaaataataataataacaataatttgttGGAAAGGTCTTCAATACACTTTAAACAAAACATCTGATGTACTCTATGTGGCTGTGATAAGTTTAgataattatgtaaatatatgctgcactattttcttttaataagaaattaaacacacaaaaaatggacagcaacataaaaacatgatCATAGTCAATATGTCTACACACTTACGAAAATGAATTAAGATTTTTCGCTACACTAGCCATTGTTTACATGTGGAAATTGTACCTGTGGTTATACAAATGGTTCTCAAAAGATTGCTCCACATTTACTATAATGAAACCAAGGTTATGTTTCATGAGGGAAACTCTGCAATTCACTGGTATCATGTTGACAGCTGATGTATTTAACTTACAATGTTAAGACAGTttaattaaaaagcatttttgaGACCGAAGCCTATTTGTTTACATGACACATcgataataacatttaaaaagagttaTTTAAGCATCAATCTTCTGAACATTGTATAAGCATTTGTTCAGTGTCAGAGAATAGAAAATGGAAGAATAAATGTCATATTGTTTTGAAAGCCTCAGAAATTAGATATAAAGTTTCATCCCTGCATGGGGAAAATAAGAACAGAAACCATCACAGAAGTTATAGGAATTTACCCTTCAAATAccattaaaaacaatacaaacaatcaGATTAACCATCAAAACCATTATGTTTTAATGCTGTCTCATGTGTTTTGTGACATATTCCACTACGATTTTAGAATTAGCATACCACACAAAGGCAAAAACCCCAGTAGACTGAAAGAACCAATACATTTTCCACTACAACCATTAAACCTATTACCAATTCTACAACAGTttcttttgtttgcttgtttttttaaagcatggatTACATGCTGTTCATGCATTTGCAATAAAACAGTAATTAATACATAAAACTCTGTACATACAGCCCTAATAATCATGAGCTACACTTAACATTTTAAGCATGTAAACCAAAATAACCAATCAAAGCTATTAAAAATCTACTCCAACCTGAAAAGAAGGGGTCTCCATTTCTGTAGACCATCACACTCTTGACTGGAGGCAGGTGACTAGTGACACCAGTGGATGCCATGACCTTTAATTAATCACATTAACACACACCTGTAAAATAAACGCAAACACGGAGTAGCTCAAACTAAATAATACCGTATGCCAACAATTATGATAAAAGTATAAATCCAACAACTACTTATACACAAAAACAGATTCACGTGCTCATTATATGTCAAATTAATAAACGGAAAATACTTACAAAGGAACCCTACTGTTCAGCTGATCACCTGGAGAAAATCTGTGAGTTCATCCTGCCTGTTATGTGCTGTTGTGCtgatttttattcagtgtttatttCTTATAgtaaagcagtgtgtgtgtgtgtgtgtgtgtgagagagactccCTCCCGTTCACGATGTGTTTCCTGGTCGCCATGGCAGCATCACTAACTATGGCGGCAACAACAAGACGAGAGGGAGGGGAAGAGGGTTATAGAGAGGCCAAAAGACATACTTCACTTAattaatgactttattttcatCTTAAGACAGTTACTTACTTATTCTGCTCGAACaaagaagaaaatattttaagaaaatccGACCTTCAGAACGGTTGTATGCAGGGTTGTGCGAAAATAAATCTGAAGGTGTGTTTGAAGAGGTTGCTCATTTGGAGAAATCTGTCTCTTATCATCACCCACAGACCAGAGAACAAAAGCGTTTAAACAGTGCGATGTAAATAACATCTGTGGAgagataaagaaaagaaaaacagactGTCTCTTTTGctatgcttttttattattattttaacttttagaTTGTCATTTAAGAATATTCAGGTTGTATTTGGCAGACTTAATAGGCGATTTACTTTCAAACAATGAAATTTTACATGTAAATCTAGTCTTCTACATTTAAACATTTGtgatggctgcttttttccaggATTCCTTAGTATATATATTCctatgttcagcagaagaaagacacAAATGGGTTTTGAGGTGAAACACGaggacagaattttctttttttggtgaactattcctttaatcagAAATTTATAAGTTAAggaaaaaaacactattttatgcagaaatttaaaaactaaatttcatGTTAAACAATAAAGCAATGTTATTAGCAGTTTTATTACAAACATTGGATTTTTAtgcaataattaatgtttttttaactttaaaattgtCACCGTAAGTTAAAATTGCtaaaaatacaacacaacaagcaaatttaacagaaaacaaaagttaaagggcacataggttaccccttttttcatatttaatataagaattttgtgtccccagaatgtgtctgtaaagtttcagctcaaaacacccatcagattatttaatatagctgtttgaagtgtctaaaTTATagagggaaaaaaagtttttgctgttttttgtactggccctttaaggctagtcctccccacccaccgttcccatgtgcctgtcagcagtcgccgccctcggctgcctcaggaagcagatctcatgtaacgtgtgtgagaaatactacagtaagaactttaacaatcagtatttgatgcatttttttgtggatttgcaacaatgagtcacacacaatgtcattacaaagttcacgcacacacacagcaaggacacaaacacatagcacacacacacacacacagataaacgtagcgcagacatacacacacacacactcagagagagagagagagagacagcgcgctaagctttgcactcgttttgcacgcatatgtgacatgatactggtaatatccactgctgtatggatatctcttatattaatgtataaaataaacctgatttaacatccacaaaccgggattgaagcgtcttcttttataattgtactgacacgcagctgtgctgacTAAGTGcgtctgaagtgaatcgctgtaattcattacacacattctctgttttaaaacattttaaacttgtaaaactcactcttcatcacgtttgatgatgattgatgatcctagcgaactgaacagaccttttattcccggctgctttgcgctggTCCTctcttgatatgattatacaagtgactaccggacatgttaatacgtgcagctgtcaatcaatattggtgggcgggaggaccgctctcctacgtaaagttgtggtcgatctgaaaaccgctccaattggtccaccgtttttatgttgttaaatttgaaaaaaaaaaaaaaggactgggtgtgtttatttcaccccaatatgacagtttatacaccatacttacacacatttctgtccaaacagcttgaaaagtagatttttcaccataggtgccctttaagtctgaGCATTTTTAGATTATATAACCGCCACAGCAGTTATGAAACATTACAATTGGAATTCCcgtatttcagatttattttgcaGACTGTCTGTTGTCAAGCTGAGTCATGTTTTATTCCTATAAACCTTTTCAGATCAGCTTGTGATGCTAGTGTGCATTATAGATCGATATACTCCCTAGACGATAAACATTAATagagtattaaaaaaaattacatagcTGAGATTTGCTAATATATGTTGTTTTAAGTGATTATTACTACATGTATAAAGTTTAAAGTCAGTGTGAACTAGAATTTGCTGAGACTGAGACTTTAAGTtaaaatttgagcacagtaaaattcaataaatgaagagaactcaactgagtactgtaaaacccaataggttaaggcaactcaaaccatttgaggaaactgattgaaacaaaccatttgggttaaaaaaactaatctatacaagtactgtgaatttactcaatttaagttgaagtaatgatgtatttgattaactcattaccttcaacactgagtttaaaactcttttcaaatgagtagaattaactttcagtcaattttgagttaactacactcatttcatttgataaggttgactgttgggttttacagtgtagcggcaaactaatggtaagaggggcagAGTTAAGAATATTTTAGAAGAAGCCATCAAAGTGATGTCAACAGaaaaggaccaccactccaaatacaaaaataaatgatcagacttggattaaagattaccaaaacaacattttttttcagtggattaacctGCACAGATTAATAGTTCAgctaaagaataaaaatttagTAACATAGTAAATTTTGATTGCACACAGACATTGGTTAAATGAAGAGAGCTATATGACAgtagtttatatatttaatattgtcaCGACTCTGGTCTAAGATGTCAAGGACGTAATATAAAAACCTCGGAGaggacccacagaaaaataataaacaaaaaatgtattttatcttgTGTTAATGTATATCACTCACCTCTAAGGAGTAGGAGAAGTCATACTTCCACAACATCCAATACATATGATTTGTTCGAGTCAAAGTGCATCAAAGAAATACAAACTATTTAATGTTATGTAAAATGACACTACaggtaaaaaaatctaaaataaaaaccatgTAAACAGAAAAGCAAATATTCAGTGCGAATATTACTGTAGAGCATAATAATAGTCTGTGAGAGCTATCCAGGCCTAAACTGCATTGGCTTTGTGTAACACAGAAACAGTAATCTCACACAATCTTCATCCAACTGCaccttgtgtttatttatgaaatatcaCCTTTATAAAATTATGCAAATTTATCATGGACAAAACaaacttataaataaacattatttacagcagCGCTGAAACATTCAGTGCTGTGAGAATTACAAAGTAACTAATGAGAATATTCTCTCTCAAAATGTTGGTCCACTTCTAAACTGGTCCAGAATCAGTGTGACGCATCCATTCTCTGTTTGAGAGTGAGATACTGCAAAAGAGCAGAGCAGATCAATTTTTATGAGACTAAAACATACATGTTCATACACACTTTCCATATAAATAGAAAAATGGTCCACATTTATATGGCTTACATTTATAGAATTGCCATTCAGTTTAATGAGTTTATAAGTTTTAAGATAAACTTGCCAGGCCGATTTAGAACAATAATCATACAAATCAAGAAATTACTTTGTCAGGGACCTCACTGCAGCaccaaaatacttatttaaatgaattttaataaatttaatatattaaatttcttattttaacctttgtatataaatatttctatTATACTATACGAGAATGGAACATTATGTCACCCATGTATTAAAATGGTTCTCACAAAAGTTTTATATGCGTGTatagaataaataagctttccattgatgtatgatATGTTAGGATAAGGCAATTTTtgaaaactatttgaaaatctggaatctgaaagtctaataataataataataataataactattataataacaatataaaagtacTTTAAAGTTGTCCAATGTTTTTACTAATGCCTATTACAACTCCAAAATTTAGTTTTGATATAATAATGGTGTAGAATTTCATACAGTTATATATACATTCCATTTAGTAAATTTATTTTGATGTAGACACTGAAATGGGACATTTAATATTagatatacattatacattttttttaataaacttctcACCTTTTTTCTGCTACTGATGGCTTGCTGAATCCACAGCAGCTCCATGGCCAAAGTGCTCCGCTGCTGCTTCAGAGACTCGGGAGTGTGTGTTGTGTCTTTTAAAAGTGAATGCAAACCGGGTCCTgctgaggaaaaaaaacacaaacacctAAAGTCCCCATCTGActtctaaaatcttttttttaagccTTTTTACTAAAATCTCATTTCAAAGCACCTGTCTGAAATAAACTGCTGAGTCTGACGTCTGAATTCAGATCACTGCAAAGTGTAGCGCAATCATCCGTCAGGTTTTGAATGACCATGATGTCTCCTATTTTATCCTCAACATCATCCACATGTGAGGTTTCTCTGTCGGCTGCTTCAGGAGCTTTGTCTTTCTCTGGTACATGGATGTCAGATTGTGGGAGAAATTTCTCCTCATTCTGTTCCCTCTCCGAGTGATCTAGACGGTCATGGCACTGAAATCTGGAGCGTTCATACCGCAGCAACAGGCTTTCCTACAGATTACAGtacattcaattaaatattttattagacattaaaatattgtttgaaaATCTGAGATAGTTCAGCCACATAAAAAACAGTCATAATTTTTCATTAAGTTTTCTTTTTAACACACAATATTCACAACAATTCTATAGTTTTGTTTGTCCAACTATGGATATCAGTTTCatccagtttccaacattctttgaaaactcttcttttgtgttcaacagaatcaaGAAACTTATgaatgtttacaaccacttgagagAGAACGGTAAATCTTATTTTGGAGGAAAGTAGAAAGGccaactattcaattcaattcatctttatttctatagcgcttttacaatgtagattgtgtcaaagcagcttaacgtagaagttctagtaaattgaaagatgcagttcagtttagttcagttcagtgtggtttaaatttcactgctggaagtacACACACTAAAGAACAAAtctatcaatgcgcagctccacaagtcccaaaccaagcaagccagtggcaacagtggcaagGAACGAACTTCACctattgacgaaagtgaaggaaaaagccttaagagaaaccaggctcagttaggcacgaccatttctcctctggccaaaattCCTTTgctgagctgcagtctaggtgctggaggctggaggACAACTATTGTACAGTGGATCAATAATGTGTTCGCCTGTTTAGTGATAGAAATGTTTACCTATATGTTAAAATGTAAACTCGCTTCTTTTGAGAAAATTTGGACAACCTCTTTTATACTTTTTGCAAATCTGGGTTATGGCTATTTGCTAAACGAAAGAGGAAAAGCAGAAATGACTTGACTTGCCCAATCTACATATTACAGATTACCAGAGACTAACTTAAATAATTATCTGGTGCATGCTTTCTATGGatgatttgtattttcacttgTTTCTTTCCGCTGCTTTATCATCTAGAATAACCTGTGACTAATTAGGACAAACTTTGCcacttttttatctatttttttgtttgttttactttgtaaatgttgttatttttctttttttaatgtagatAAAAAGATGTGAATACAATTATGTTGTAATATATTGTAATTCTTTTGTTAAACCTCTAtacttttttagttttttcattttcaggtgaacaACCCAAAAGACCTGTCAAGAGATATGAGTAAAATCACAGAGGCTCACGGTGTCAGTGAAGTGAGGTCTGGGAATAATGTTTCCTCTCCACTGCAGGTGATCCAATCCTCCATCAATCTCTTGCACAATGTCCTCAAACTGAGCCCGAACCAAACTCAGTCCTCTCCTCATCACACAACCACGATACTGAGCCTGAAAAAAGTGCATATATTAACCTAGCCTTTGCTCTGTTGATATGGGGACTGAACAACTAAAACACTGTTAATTTCAGATGATTTGTGTGATGTTCCgttttaaaatgtagaaattaGCAAGACTTGAATCTCATAttagatttattaatatcaaactatagatacataaaaatattaacttgGTGACTGCCAACAAACACGGAATTGCCTAGTCCCTCATCCTACACACGGTTAAATAAAAAACTTCACAAAAATACATGGCACTTCAACTTGGAAACAGAATCAATACAATACTACCTGAAACTGAGATAACGTCTGAATCCATTTCTGTTCGCTCATAGCGccgctgtttgtttgtgtgtttcttcTTCCCCTACAGACAGACCGAAAATCAGACTCGATATCAGCTCACTGCCGCCACCAGCTGTTTGGAAGGTTTGGCCTTTGTGTGAAGAAAAAGTATATCTTACGTTTTTGTAAGAAAGTAGCATAGCAAGCTTTGTGATATTGaatcaggggcggatttagtgatttgggggttctaagcaattccagccatggagCCCAACATAAACAGAAACCAtttgtagttttatatttttttatatatttatttagctttttttcttgTATCACTGACTctcattttccattcattcattcattcattcattcattcattttcttttcagcttagtccctttattgatctgggatcaccacagcggaatgaatcgccaacttacccagcatatgttttacacagcagatgcccttccagctgcaacccatcactgggaaataccatacacactcatacacgacggacaattttagctaacccaattcacctataacacatgtctttgaactgtgggagaaaccggagcacctggaggaaacccacacgaacacggggagaacgtgcaaactccacacaggaatgccaactgattcagctgagactcgaaccagcgagaggcaatcgtgctaaccactgcgccaccttgacaCCCTCTCATTTTCCATGTTTTATCTGGATGAAATCTCTACGTTTTAggtgatttgttttcttaaaatgaattcacaacaacaaaaatgaataaatcgaAATGATTTATTTCGATGATGCGCACTGACCggctacttgtagcttctttttttaaaacttcccaggttctgcaggttgtAATGTCCTGAATTTtgattgccaatcttaagccaattgtaatggtttgtttatttgttcaatttggaatttccccaaccaatCGCAGAGCCCAGGGGATCAGAGTGAGTGCTTTGACTCAGAGTCTTGAAATCTGTTTTCTAACCAATAaggcaattaaaaatatatatattaaaaaaaaatcaagtttacaTTTAAACAGATCTCAGTGAAGTCAGATGTCTTTTTTTCTGAGATATCTGTTCTTTTAATCATAAACTCACTTCACTTTTATTTTCATGTAAATTACCCTTATAAAACCTATAGGAGAACaaacctctttctttcttttaatcaAATCCCTTAAAAGATAACACATTTACACCATATTTTATAGGAATCATCCTGTTGGTCTTTTGCAATaaccatttaattaaaaaagctaCTTAAAACACTGGTTAGAGCCCAATAAATGCACTTCATGGTGTCCAACTCAAGCACCATAACCCCACAGGCAAGTTGACAAAACAAGTGAATATAGTTTCATTAAGTTTTATTACTTAGAGCATAATAGAAAACAGTATATGCACTGATAAACAAAACATGGagaaaaaagcaaagcaaatatatttaaaatacgtaAATCTTTACAGAAAgaatgcaaatgtcatttttaactGATACGTTTAATGCTTTTGGCTCAGGCGATGAGTGAAGAGAAAACAGCCTGTATGCGTGCTGATGCAGGATCAGCTTCTGCCATCAATCACTCTgatattaatttaatcagattgcCCCTTAAGGCATCAGTACTAACTCTGAATTATCTGGAGGTAGGCATAGCAGAGGTCTGCTGTGAAGTGAACTAATATAAACACCAAACTGCTGCAAATCTTTTACTTTTCGTTAAACCTGTCCTGTTGTTGTGCTGAAACTGTACTAAAATGGAAAAATTATTACTTTTGGGAATGTTAGTGAGGTTTGTGGAAATTATGGAGCTTCATTTTTGTACTCCTGACCATCAttataccaaagactatagaatacacaagacttgTCACTTGTATAGTTCTGAATGGGCGAAAGTGTAACGTATGGCAATATGTGTCAATATGACGAATGAAGCCCCGTCTTCCAGTATAGGACAATAagctgggggaggggctcagaccagatgtgagtttctgcagattttgtgtgagtcaaacatttagaaatgaaactagagagacagttgttgtttggTTTCATTGGTTGttccaaatatgaaatttaattgtaagctCAGCAAGCGATttaggagaatttgatgtttccccattcaaacagaatagTCGAGCATACTGCTTTCAAAGATGGCAGCCAAGTTACTTGTCTTAAAGAGACTTTGATTATACTTATATTTTACAGCACAGCAGGGCTTCTTTGTGCTTTGGGACTGAGGCTGCAGGCTCTGCAATTACACTGCAATTTAATTAACAGGttgcatattttgtgattcacttgAATTTCTGTATATTTATGACTGTGATTAGTATTATGTGACCtcaatctctgctctgtcgatttTTGATGTTAAACATTCAACTTTGTAATTTAACAATGTgacttattttgacattttagtttaatttgaaacaatatattgtataagatcTTACAATGTAAAACTAGATAAGGTAAATTAACTCAAACAGTTAGGAGGAAACCAATtgcggcaaaccatttaagttttgaaaccaATATATTAGTGGTAATAGAACGAATTAAGTCCACATAACTTTaaagctactcaaatggtttggtattgcttcAAGCATTAGAGCtaacacaaaaaaaacagaattaatttATAACTCATTTTTTTGAGTTCTCCTTAATATAATTAGTTTATgagttacaatattttttttcagtaagtcaaagtaactttaaaaaaaatctataagttaaactaacttatttcatttagtccctgctgaaaaaacagcttaaaccagcctagttttagaggggttttgcccATTTCCAGGCTGGATATTGCCAAtttcagcctggtcttatctggtcaggctgggagatgaccagctaaaagcagCTTAACCAGCCTAgccttaaaccaggctggtcaagctggttttagctggtcagtttccagcctggtttaagctgtttttatcagcAGGATGGTTTGGAGGATTGtccaaggacaatgttattttgacatccaataatggcCTGAcgctgggttctgatgtcaacccgattttcattttcaaacaaaatacaacctccccacgacattggggtacaacgtcaatatgacgtcatgtgtCTGCAGGGTATAAATAGataattaaaatagtaaaataacaaaaagtacAGGCAGTtttttaccaggtttttgtaccgtaatttaCAACCCCAACTCAGGCAATATTtgacttcaaactattaaaactgtCAATATAAGTCACGTTTTCAAACTTTTTCAACAACAAAAGTTCTTAGAGGAAGAatcaaggttccataatgtaattcaaaagcataaatgaaaaaaaagttgttaatttatgaacatttttttacagcgtacaaTCCTGTGCCACATTAAGAAATAGAATCAGGTCATATATAATTCCCCAAATCTACTGGATGACAACCTGACATTTCAAATGCATGATCACCATTATGCTTTCAGTTTAGTTTTGTACAAAGataacacacaaatactgtatcCATCAGTGCCATCGAGAATAACAAACAACTTCTATCATAATTGTTCCTATAGATCAACAACATTAAGCTATATCCAAAACTCTGTATAAGTTATATGTCTATTTCAATGTACAAACATCTACAAAAAAGGTCCATTACCATCATTTGGAGAGTCTCATGAAGACTTTACGGTCAAACAATCAATGTAATCTGGACATTGAAGAAGAGGCACTAAGATCCATGATCTCAAACAGTCCTGAGTGAGTTTAGAGCTCCTCCACAGCT is from Danio aesculapii chromosome 13, fDanAes4.1, whole genome shotgun sequence and encodes:
- the iqcc gene encoding IQ domain-containing protein C, which codes for MSEQKWIQTLSQFQAQYRGCVMRRGLSLVRAQFEDIVQEIDGGLDHLQWRGNIIPRPHFTDTESLLLRYERSRFQCHDRLDHSEREQNEEKFLPQSDIHVPEKDKAPEAADRETSHVDDVEDKIGDIMVIQNLTDDCATLCSDLNSDVRLSSLFQTAGPGLHSLLKDTTHTPESLKQQRSTLAMELLWIQQAISSRKKYLTLKQRMDASH